The genomic segment ATGGAAATGAATTTCAGAAGAAAATcacattgaaaaaataaaaagttaattctatatacgttgacacTCTATATACCATTACAgttaaatacatgacacatatgcaaaagttttttaaattcaaatttaaattagtTATCATGTATTTAATGATGATAGtaatacactgtcagtgtataaaatagttatccaaaaataaatggaggaaaagaaaataaacaaattggcaaaaatattaaagttccGTTGCACAATGTTTTTAAGGAATTATGGGCtgaacaaaaaaattttgaatagcaAAGAAATGTAACTAGCATAAAAGCTCTAGAGGTTAGAGTGACACCTTTCATTgtttaccaaaaaaataaaaaatgaagcaTTGGTTGAAGAGCATAAAGTGATGGGCATACCAAAAACATATAGCAACTAAAAAATGTTCTTTTTAACATATTTTATCAAGTATCTGCAGCCAAGAGATCTATATATATGGAAAGAAGAACGAGTATGAATATAGGACACAATCTTGAGCAAGTAGATAGAGGGTGAGATATGGCCAATGACAGTACTGCCTCTTTGGACCCGTCCTCCTCATCCATGAATTGTGGAAATGGCAATTTTAGCTACTCAAAAAATTCTACTCTTCAGGTGCATAAATCATagcatttatttatttctttattgcTGTTATTCTTTCATAAAGTGCTTAATTCTTATCACCTACAGAGTTATGCATCAGGGGCATTCATTCATTCCAGAAAGCAATTACATCCAGTAAAAATGTAAATTGGAATTGAACCGTCATCCATTGGCAAATTGAGAGAAAAGCTTTTCCTTTATGCAGATTGAGCTTTACATATTAAGTTCATATAGATTCTAATGCGCATGACAACCTTTTCTTCGTGACTGCAGAGAGTAGGATCAATGAAAGCAAATACAATCATCGAAGAGGTAATTGCAGACAGGCTTATCATCGAGAAGTTTTCTACTTCTTCAAACACAGTGCGAATTGCAGATTTAGGATGCTCAGTTGGTCCAAACACCTATTTTGCAATGCAACATATAATAGGAGCAATAGAAAAGAAATGCGAATCAAAGGGCCTCAGTCCTTCTCAATTTCCTGAATTTCAAGTTTTCTTCAACGATCAAACCACTAATGACTTCAATACTTTGTTTACCTGCCTCCCTCCAGAAAAAAAATACTTCGTTGCAGGTGTTCCAGGTTCTTTCCATGGCCAATTATTCCCCAGCTCCTCTATGAACATCGTctattcctctttttctttccaCTGGCTTTCTCAGGTGCCAAAAGAGGTGCAGATGAAAGACTCTCCATCATGGAATAAGGGAAGAATCTTTTACGCCAGTGCCTCTGATGAAGTAGTTCAAGCTTATGCAGCACAATTTGCCAAGGACTTTGACTCCATCTTGAGTGCTAGAGGAAAAGAGATCATCAGTGGTGGAATAATGTTTACTTTCATGTTAGCTCTCCAGGATGGTTGTCACCCCTCCAAACACATACTTAGTTTCTTTTTAGATGCTGCTGGATCTATTCTCATGGATATGGCACATGAGGTAATTCATAAGTGGCCAAAATCATTGGACGAAGTATTAGAGTTCAACTGAGACCTGTACAATTTTCCATATAGCATACAATAATTAAGAACGAAAAGTATTTATTGACTAATGCTAATCAGTGGATATTTGTATATGTAGGGTTTGATCACGGCAGCCCAAGTGGATTCCTTTAATATGCCTCTATATCTTGGAACACCAAAGGAGATAACAGGGCTCATAGAAAGGAATGGATGGTTTAGCATTGAGAGATTGAAGTTTTTGGATCACAAACCAGGAGTGGATGAACCAATTGAGCCAAGCAAGCATACTGCACACATAAGAGCAGTTATCCAGGATTTTATCGGAGCACATTTTGGGGCTGAGATAATAGATGAACTGTTTGATAGGTTGCATACGAATATTGCAGCTCACAGAGATCTTCATTTAAGTTTGGGTAAGGCAGGAGTTTTGTTGTTTGTTGCTTTGAGGCGCAAATGAATCGGTCAATATAGTCAATAAGCTTTGGTTCTTTCCACGTTTTCCAACTCCAAGCATatcttttcctttgaaaatgcAGTTTTAATCCtcaatatttgatttatatgtCAAACTGATCATTTATGTTATCACCAAAATAAATGTGGTCCCTAGAATTTTTAATTTTACGTAAATTTTGTACAACTGATGAAAATTCAGCAAAATGCTATCAGCTGATAGTTCTAAATTTACAATTTTGGTCCCAATATTTAGAGTTtgaattattatatattttaacaTTTAAATGGTGGTATTGAGagtttttggatgaattgaaaTAAAATTAGATTGAAATTGTGTTAGATGCATCCTAGGAAttctaatattaaaaaaatgaaaatgctaattacacttcattttcttcttttttatttcatctATTCATGTCACTAATTTCTCatatatttcttcttcttttttttgtatGGTTAGTCTCAATTTTGGACTAACCACGTTTATTATTTTTACATTATGAATGATTAATTAATAGTGCATGTTTTAACTCTTTTTGCT from the Coffea arabica cultivar ET-39 chromosome 11e, Coffea Arabica ET-39 HiFi, whole genome shotgun sequence genome contains:
- the LOC113718491 gene encoding loganic acid O-methyltransferase-like; protein product: MANDSTASLDPSSSSMNCGNGNFSYSKNSTLQRVGSMKANTIIEEVIADRLIIEKFSTSSNTVRIADLGCSVGPNTYFAMQHIIGAIEKKCESKGLSPSQFPEFQVFFNDQTTNDFNTLFTCLPPEKKYFVAGVPGSFHGQLFPSSSMNIVYSSFSFHWLSQVPKEVQMKDSPSWNKGRIFYASASDEVVQAYAAQFAKDFDSILSARGKEIISGGIMFTFMLALQDGCHPSKHILSFFLDAAGSILMDMAHEGLITAAQVDSFNMPLYLGTPKEITGLIERNGWFSIERLKFLDHKPGVDEPIEPSKHTAHIRAVIQDFIGAHFGAEIIDELFDRLHTNIAAHRDLHLSLGKAGVLLFVALRRK